From the Mangifera indica cultivar Alphonso chromosome 10, CATAS_Mindica_2.1, whole genome shotgun sequence genome, one window contains:
- the LOC123228311 gene encoding ADP-ribosylation factor-like protein 8a: protein MGLWEAFLNWLRSLFFKQEMELSLIGLQNAGKTSLVNVIATGGYSEDMIPTVGFNMRKVTKGNVTIKLWDLGGQPRFRSMWERYCRAVSAIVYVVDAADYENVHVSRSELHDLLSKPSLNGIPLLVLGNKIDKPEALSKENLSEQMGLKSITDREVCCYMISCKNSSNIDSVIDWLVKHSKSKN from the exons ATGGGATTGTGGGAAGCGTTCCTCAATTGGCTTCGAAG TCTCTTTTTTAAGCAAGAAATGGAGCTATCCTTGATAGGCCTTCAGAATGCTGGCAAAACATCCCTTGTGAATGTTATAGCC ACTGGTGGATACAGCGAAGACATGATTCCAACA GTAGGATTTAATATGAGGAAGGTGACTAAAGGAAATGTAACAATAAAGTTATGGGATCTCGGAGGTCAACCAAGGTTTCGCAGTATGTGGGAGCGATACTGCCGTGCAGTTTCAGCTATTGT TTATGTCGTTGATGCTGCTGATTATGAGAACGTGCATGTCTCAAGAAGTGAGCTCCATGACTTGTTAAGTAAGCCTTCACTGAATGGCATCCCATTACTGGTTCTGGGAAACAAGATTGATAAACCAGAAGCCTTGTCTAAAGAGAATCTGAGTGAACAAAT GGGGCTGAAGTCTATTACTGATAGAGAAGTTTGCTGCTACATGATATCATGCAAGAACTCTTCAAACATTGATTCAGTTATTGACTGGCTGGTAAAGCATTCGAAATCAAAGAATTGA
- the LOC123227753 gene encoding endo-1,4-beta-xylanase 5-like, producing MKFGVQNSNILLLLPLYALFFSGFWHAYIIKLLVRFTLLLIAGFESRVLYDYTATIECSENPHKPQYDGGIIINPDLDLGLEGWSIFGNAKMEHRQAGGNKFMVCHSRNQPHDSISQKLYLRNNMHYTLSAWFQVSEGEVPISVFIKTISGYKFAGAVLAQSKCWSMLKGGFTADESGPAELYFKSNHTSVEIWVDSISLQPFTQEEWNSHQDQSIEKKHKRRVMMQAVDSHGKPLTNAKISIEQKVSSKMPIGCATNKNILNNNKYQDWFTSRFGVTTFENEMKWYITEPSQGKEDYSVADAMLRFMKKHGVAVRGHNIFWDDPKYQPYWLNSLSPRAFLLAAQNRAKSIVSRYKGQLIAWDVINENLHFSFFENKMGADASVEAFKYAMANDPSTTMFMNDYNTIEEMGDKAASPDNYLNKLRQIQNSLRNGARLGIGLEAHFRVPNIPYIRASIDKLAAAGVPIWLTEVDVENGPKQAWYLEQVLREGHSHPNVAGIVIWGAWSPQGCYRMCLTDNNFNNLATGNVVDKLLREWGRRKLQATTDDNGYFETSLFHGDYLVKVDHPDIKNASLVHTFDVLPSRSSSTLLLQDSP from the exons ATGAAGTTTGGAGTGCAAAACAGCAATATTCTCTTGTTGTTGCCATTATATGCACTATTTTTCTCAG GGTTTTGGCAtgcatatattattaaattactaGTACGTTTTACATTGCTTTTGATTGCAGGTTTTGAATCTAGGGTTTTATATGATTACACCGCTACCATTGAG TGTTCGGAAAATCCCCACAAACCTCAGTATGATGGAGGGATCATCATAAACCCGGATTTGGATCTTGGACTAGAAGGATGGTCCATATTTGGAAACGCAAAAATGGAACATAGACAAGCAGGAGGCAACAAATTCATGGTGTGCCATAGCAGAAATCAACCACATGACAGCATCTCACAGAAGCTTTACCTGCGCAATAACATGCACTACACCCTCTCAG CCTGGTTCCAAGTGAGTGAAGGAGAAGTTCCAATATCTGTATTTATCAAAACAATTAGTGGCTACAAATTTGCTGGTGCTGTTCTTGCCCAGTCCAAATGTTGGTCTATGCTTAAAGGAGGCTTCACAGCGGATGAGTCAGGCCCTGCTGAGCTCTATTTTAAG AGCAATCACACATCAGTTGAAATATGGGTGGACAGCATCTCATTACAGCCATTCACACAAGAAGAGTGGAACTCCCATCAAGATCAAAGCATTGAGAAG AAACATAAGAGAAGAGTGATGATGCAAGCAGTTGATTCACATGGCAAGCCCTTGACGAATGCAAAAATTTCCATTGAGCAAAAGGTCTCATCAAAGATGCCAATCGGATGTGCAACAAACAAGAACATTCTCAACAACAATAAGTATCAAGATTGGTTCACTTCAAGATTCGGTGTAACGACATTTGAAAACGAAATGAAGTGGTATATCACTGAACCTTCCCAAGGAAAGGAGGACTATTCAGTAGCTGATGCCATGCTTCGATTCATGAAAAAACACGGCGTTGCAGTTCGTGGTCACAACATCTTTTGGGATGATCCAAAATATCAACCTTATTGGCTCAATTCACTTTCACCACGGGCGTTTCTTTTAGCCGCTCAAAATAGGGCAAAATCCATAGTTTCAAGATATAAAGGCCAACTAATTGCTTGGGATGTTATTAACGAAAACttgcatttttctttctttgaaaacAAGATGGGGGCTGATGCATCCGTAGAAGCTTTCAAGTATGCTATGGCAAATGATCCATCAACTACAATGTTTATGAATGATTATAACACAATAGAGGAAATGGGAGATAAGGCAGCATCTCCTGATAATTACCTTAACAAGCTAAGACAGATCCAAAATTCTCTCCGTAATGGTGCACGTCTGGGTATTGGACTCGAGGCTCATTTCCGTGTACCAAACATTCCATACATAAGAGCTTCCATTGATAAGCTTGCAGCAGCAGGCGTTCCAATTTGGCTCACCGAAGTGGATGTTGAAAATGGCCCCAAACAG GCATGGTACCTAGAGCAGGTGTTAAGAGAAGGACACAGTCACCCTAATGTTGCTGGAATAGTCATTTGGGGTGCTTGGTCACCTCAAGGATGTTACAGGATGTGTTTAACTGACAATAATTTCAACAACTTGGCAACTGGGAATGTTGTCGACAAACTATTGCGTGAATGGGGAAGAAGAAAGCTGCAAGCTACAACAGATGATAATGGCTACTTTGAGACCTCCCTTTTCCATGGAGATTATCTGGTGAAGGTTGATCACCCAGATATAAAAAATGCTTCCTTGGTTCACACCTTTGACGTCTTACCCTCAAGAAGTTCCTCAACGCTGCTTCTTCAAGATTCTCCGTGA
- the LOC123227755 gene encoding endo-1,4-beta-xylanase 5-like, protein MNIGVQKNDILFLLPLCTLFFSAFEASVLYDYSATIECLENPLKPQYDGGIIINPDLDLGLDGWSIFGNAKMEHRQAGGNKFMVCHSRNQPHDSIAQRLYLHKNLHYTLSAWFQVSEGEVPISVYIKTISGKKFAGAVVAESKCWSMLKGGFTADESGTAELYFKSNHTSVEIWVDSISLQPFTQEEWNSHQDQSTEKKHKRRVMMQAVDSHGKPLTNAKLSIQQKASSKMPIGCATNKNILNNNKYKKWFTKRFGVTTFENEMKWYSTEPSQGKEDYSVADAMLRFMKRHGVAVRGHNIFWDDPKYQPYWLNSLSPWAFRLAAQNRAKSIVSRYKGQLIAWDVINENLHFSFFESKMGATASMEAFKYAIANDPSTTMFMNDYNTIEEMGDKAASPDNYLNKLRQIQKSLVKGARLGIGLEAHFRVPNIPYIRASIDKLAAAGVPIWLTEVDVEKGPKQAWYLEQVLREGHSHPNVAGIVIWGAWSPQGCYRMCLTDNNFNNLATGNVVDKLLREWGRRKLQATTDDNGYIETSLFHGDYLVKVDHPDIKNGSLVHTFDVSPSTSSSTLLLQDSP, encoded by the exons ATGAATATTGGAGTGCAAAAGAACGACATTCTCTTCTTGTTGCCATTATGTACACTATTTTTCTCAG CTTTCGAAGCTAGTGTTTTATATGATTACTCGGCTACCATTGAA TGTTTGGAAAATCCCCTCAAACCTCAGTATGATGGGGGGATCATCATAAACCCAGATTTGGATCTTGGACTAGATGGATGGTCCATATTTGGGAACGCAAAAATGGAACATAGACAAGCAGGAGGCAACAAATTCATGGTGTGTCATAGCAGAAATCAACCACATGATAGCATCGCACAGAGGCTTTACCTGCACAAGAACTTGCACTACACCCTCTCAG CCTGGTTCCAAGTGAGTGAAGGAGAAGTTCCAATATCCGTATATATCAAAACAATTAGCGGCAAAAAATTTGCTGGTGCTGTTGTTGCCGAGTCCAAATGTTGGTCAATGCTGAAAGGCGGCTTCACAGCGGATGAGTCAGGCACTGCTGAGCTCTATTTTAAG AGCAATCACACGTCAGTAGAAATATGGGTGGACAGCATCTCATTACAGCCATTCACCCAAGAAGAGTGGAACTCCCATCAAGATCAAAGCACTGAGAAG AAACATAAGAGAAGAGTGATGATGCAAGCAGTTGATTCACATGGCAAGCCCTTGACGAATGCAAAACTTTCCATTCAGCAAAAGGCCTCATCAAAGATGCCAATCGGTTGTGCAACAAACAAGAACATCCTCAACAACAATAAGTATAAAAAATGGTTCACTAAAAGATTCGGTGTAACGACCTTTGAAAACGAAATGAAGTGGTATAGCACTGAACCTTCCCAAGGAAAGGAGGACTATTCAGTAGCTGATGCGATGCTTCGATTTATGAAAAGACACGGCGTTGCAGTTCGTGGTCACAACATCTTTTGGGATGATCCAAAATATCAACCTTATTGGCTCAATTCACTTTCACCATGGGCATTTCGTTTAGCCGCTCAAAATAGGGCAAAATCCATAGTTTCAAGATATAAAGGCCAACTTATTGCTTGGGATGTTATTAACGAAAACttgcatttttctttctttgaaagcAAGATGGGGGCAACTGCATCCATGGAGGCTTTCAAGTATGCTATAGCAAATGATCCATCAACTACAATGTTTATGAATGATTATAATACAATAGAGGAGATGGGAGATAAAGCAGCATCTCCTGATAATTACCTTAACAAGCTAAGACAGATCCAAAAATCTCTCGTTAAAGGTGCACGTCTGGGTATTGGACTCGAGGCTCATTTTCGTGTACCAAACATTCCATACATAAGAGCTTCTATTGATAAGCTTGCAGCAGCAGGCGTTCCAATTTGGCTCACCGAAGTGGACGTTGAAAAAGGCCCCAAACAG GCATGGTACCTAGAGCAGGTGTTAAGAGAGGGACACAGTCACCCTAATGTTGCTGGAATAGTCATTTGGGGTGCTTGGTCACCTCAAGGATGTTACAGGATGTGTTTAACTGATAATAATTTCAACAACTTGGCAACTGGGAATGTTGTCGACAAACTATTGCGTGAATGGGGAAGAAGAAAGCTGCAAGCTACAACAGATGATAATGGCTACATTGAGACCTCCCTTTTCCATGGAGATTATCTGGTGAAGGTTGATCACCCAGATATAAAAAATGGTTCCTTGGTTCACACCTTTGACGTTTCACCCTCAACAAGTTCTTCAACGCTGCTTCTTCAAGATTCTCCATGA